The Spirosoma foliorum genome has a window encoding:
- a CDS encoding c-type cytochrome: MIRLTSLFGFFGILIGLVSCQSEEEIKRQRYITEGILVYKNNCANCHQSKGEGLASLYPPIAKSDFLGDKNKVICLMRYGQQGPIVVNGKPYNRPMPPQPQLSDLEIAELATYIYNEWGNETKLTDVKSIKPILEACK, translated from the coding sequence ATGATTCGACTCACCAGCCTTTTCGGCTTTTTTGGTATTCTTATTGGCCTAGTATCGTGCCAAAGCGAAGAAGAAATAAAGCGGCAACGATATATTACGGAGGGGATTCTGGTCTATAAAAACAATTGTGCCAATTGCCATCAGAGCAAAGGCGAAGGTCTCGCTTCGCTTTATCCGCCAATTGCTAAATCAGATTTTCTAGGGGATAAAAACAAAGTTATCTGTCTGATGCGGTATGGCCAACAAGGACCTATAGTGGTGAATGGTAAACCCTATAATCGTCCAATGCCTCCGCAACCACAATTAAGTGACCTGGAAATTGCCGAGCTAGCTACGTATATCTACAATGAGTGGGGAAACGAAACCAAATTGACAGACGTCAAATCGATAAAACCTATTCTGGAAGCGTGTAAATAA
- the lptC gene encoding LPS export ABC transporter periplasmic protein LptC: protein MTSRKMILLATRSQYLRKSFYYSLLIIHCSLILLACGERKQIKKVEPYSGPIEEINDVKLLYSEAALLKVKLTTAKQLRYLNENRRYPNPVNISFFNPMGDEITTIRSDSGRYDKAKDIYVVMGNVVVINKQKQEKLLTPELTWSPVTKKVYTDKRVTILSQLTGEKLYGMGLDANQDFSKYAIRKVTGVFNVQTGI from the coding sequence ATGACGAGTAGGAAAATGATTTTGCTGGCGACAAGAAGCCAGTATCTTCGGAAATCTTTCTATTATTCATTACTCATTATTCATTGTTCATTAATACTACTGGCCTGCGGAGAACGTAAGCAGATTAAGAAAGTAGAGCCCTATAGTGGCCCTATTGAAGAAATCAATGACGTAAAGCTGCTTTATAGTGAAGCGGCTTTACTAAAAGTGAAGCTGACAACGGCTAAACAACTCCGCTATCTTAACGAAAATCGACGTTACCCCAATCCTGTTAATATTTCGTTTTTTAACCCCATGGGCGATGAAATAACAACGATTCGCTCCGATTCTGGCCGTTATGATAAAGCGAAGGATATATATGTGGTAATGGGCAACGTTGTGGTCATTAACAAGCAAAAGCAGGAAAAGCTTCTCACGCCTGAATTAACCTGGAGTCCCGTAACCAAGAAAGTATATACAGACAAACGGGTAACAATTCTGAGCCAGTTGACGGGCGAAAAACTCTACGGAATGGGCTTAGATGCGAATCAGGATTTCTCCAAATATGCCATACGGAAAGTAACCGGTGTTTTCAATGTACAAACCGGGATATAA
- a CDS encoding OmpP1/FadL family transporter — protein sequence MLRIYKRIRRTLTHSLLAVAATSPMVLAQGLGNSPYSSLGIGEMYSPGNATNMGMGGVGVSNASGFYLNLQNPALLAQRRRFTVFEVGLIGKSAGLSQNISNTEQSQSNVAGNLGYLALAFPASSRWNISLSLKPYTFVNYNTQENTAVPGTQYLASYNYTGRGGLNKATFANGYRITNNFYLGAEASFLFGNVTNSADSRAVTSTTDLLVTHLNRVNYSDVVFKLGGAWRPKLSDKWTLNLGATYEPKARIKAQQTDIYQQTSLSGLAITAPDTIRLNSNSKATLPQQMHFGISLEKANQSLLVGVDVGLQKWSEYRTADNKAGGLFDAMTFASGIEYTPKPTSNRYRDLITYRAGFQYNQMPYKIGGQAINDVNGSIGLSLPLGYNLVNHITLALVAGQRGVLTANQIRERYVQIALGFSLNDWWFIKRAVD from the coding sequence ATGTTGAGAATTTACAAGCGGATACGTCGGACGTTAACGCATAGTTTGCTGGCCGTTGCCGCAACATCGCCGATGGTATTGGCGCAAGGATTGGGTAATTCACCCTATTCGTCTCTGGGTATCGGAGAAATGTACAGTCCAGGCAATGCGACCAATATGGGCATGGGCGGTGTTGGGGTAAGTAATGCCAGCGGTTTCTATCTGAATCTTCAAAATCCGGCATTGTTGGCTCAACGCAGACGCTTTACTGTCTTTGAAGTAGGCTTGATCGGAAAATCGGCAGGCCTTAGCCAGAACATTAGTAATACAGAACAGAGCCAGAGTAATGTGGCCGGAAATCTGGGTTACCTGGCATTGGCATTTCCGGCTAGTTCTCGCTGGAACATATCTTTAAGTTTAAAGCCGTACACGTTTGTTAATTACAACACACAGGAAAATACGGCTGTGCCCGGCACACAGTATCTGGCCTCGTATAATTACACCGGGCGTGGAGGCTTGAACAAAGCAACGTTTGCGAATGGATATCGGATTACCAATAACTTCTATTTAGGCGCTGAAGCTTCATTCCTGTTTGGTAACGTTACCAATTCGGCCGATTCGAGAGCTGTTACCAGTACGACCGATTTGTTGGTGACGCACTTAAATCGGGTTAACTATAGTGATGTCGTCTTTAAACTGGGTGGTGCATGGCGCCCTAAACTAAGCGATAAATGGACGCTTAATTTGGGAGCTACCTACGAACCAAAAGCGCGCATCAAAGCACAGCAGACAGATATTTATCAACAAACATCCTTGTCTGGGCTTGCCATTACTGCCCCTGATACAATTCGACTCAACTCAAACAGTAAAGCAACCTTGCCCCAGCAGATGCATTTTGGGATTAGTCTGGAAAAGGCGAATCAGTCATTATTGGTGGGCGTTGATGTTGGCCTGCAGAAGTGGAGTGAGTATCGTACCGCTGATAATAAAGCGGGTGGCCTGTTTGATGCGATGACGTTTGCCTCTGGGATTGAGTACACGCCTAAACCGACTTCAAACCGTTACCGTGATCTGATCACCTACCGTGCAGGTTTCCAGTATAACCAAATGCCCTATAAAATAGGGGGCCAGGCCATTAATGATGTCAATGGGAGTATCGGCCTTTCGCTACCACTAGGGTATAACCTGGTTAACCACATAACCTTAGCCTTGGTGGCGGGCCAGCGAGGTGTATTGACGGCTAATCAGATTCGCGAGCGCTATGTGCAGATTGCACTAGGCTTCTCGTTGAACGACTGGTGGTTCATTAAGCGGGCTGTTGACTAA
- a CDS encoding type III pantothenate kinase, translating into MDRTDTSYHNLQVSPTLVIDWGNTSLKAGWFVGSMLVETGRYASPDELFFALANRTSEHVLVSSTSRPADEIRTRLVGLQTDFWVLDSQTPIPIRKAYDTPNTLGADRVAAAVGAMTLFPDQDCLILDLGTCLTADLIDRDAVFQGGLISPGLHMRFRAMHEQTARLPLVDSAEEWPDLTAKNTRAAMQSGVMNGLAFELNGIIDLYRQERPDIRVILCGGDAPAFESRLKQPIFAVPELVLTGLNRILRYNVENLQADTSDVNA; encoded by the coding sequence ATGGATCGAACAGATACGTCCTATCATAATCTGCAAGTTTCTCCAACCCTGGTTATCGACTGGGGGAATACCAGCCTGAAAGCCGGCTGGTTTGTTGGGTCGATGCTGGTTGAAACAGGTCGTTATGCTTCACCCGACGAACTGTTTTTTGCGCTTGCCAACCGCACCAGTGAGCATGTTTTGGTTTCGTCGACTAGCCGTCCGGCCGATGAAATTCGGACTCGATTAGTAGGGTTACAGACTGATTTCTGGGTGCTGGACAGCCAAACGCCTATACCCATACGCAAGGCATACGATACGCCTAACACCCTTGGAGCCGACCGGGTTGCGGCTGCAGTAGGTGCTATGACGTTATTTCCGGATCAGGACTGTCTGATTCTGGATCTCGGAACCTGCCTAACTGCCGACCTGATTGATCGCGATGCTGTATTTCAGGGTGGGCTGATTTCGCCGGGTTTACACATGCGCTTTCGGGCCATGCACGAGCAAACGGCCCGGCTGCCATTAGTTGACTCCGCCGAGGAGTGGCCTGACTTGACGGCTAAAAATACAAGAGCGGCCATGCAGAGTGGCGTGATGAACGGACTGGCCTTTGAACTGAACGGAATCATCGACTTATATCGTCAGGAACGACCCGATATTAGGGTGATCCTTTGCGGTGGCGATGCTCCTGCCTTTGAAAGTCGTCTTAAACAGCCGATATTTGCAGTGCCCGAATTGGTGCTGACTGGATTGAATCGAATTTTACGCTATAATGTTGAGAATTTACAAGCGGATACGTCGGACGTTAACGCATAG
- the rho gene encoding transcription termination factor Rho encodes MFKKEELDMKLLSELHPIAEQFGIRNIAKFTKEKLVYEIIKQQSERPGPEETAQPEEAPKRNRRVKAPAAVADEVPVQESQPVSVDVTPVPDSIPSAQPRQRVKRERVETKPSAADEVAQSVPTPVVETAPTPAPEISTPATAESVPAETPVATEAAAPIQTTTPVPQSRVNREPGQRNGQFTQPGRNRIENRRDGDEGNSSADRSFRQGAPRNDRDRSTRPDQNQQRNLRPDGQRDNRQRNDAGQGSNNPRDLRDNNQRRDQRPRTQRIVTDETAINYGGQADDEFLTPTVVSEENAANIQSTAEPAAVATDATVEQTTTPTETQADQPAQAEGGQAPQPQLSQPAREAQEYQNRIRRQYNQHIREFDGIIDNEGVLEIMQDGGYGFLRSADYNYLASPDDIYVSPSQIKLFGLKTGDTVRGAIRPPKEGEKYFALLRVSTVNGKTTEEIRDRIPFEYLTPLFPEEQLHLSNRPDNYSSRVLDLFAPIGKGQRGMIVAQPKTGKTVLLKEIANAITRNHPEVYLIVLLIDERPEEVTDMARSVNAEVISSTFDEQADRHVKVSSMVLEKAKRMVECGHDVVILLDSITRLARAYNTVVPSSGKILSGGVDANALHRPKRFFGAARNVENGGSLTIIATALIDTGSKMDEVIFEEFKGTGNMELQLDRKLANKRVYPAIDVMASGTRREDLLLDKETLQRVWILRKHMADMNPMESMDFLLGHMKGTRNNEEFLTSMNR; translated from the coding sequence ATGTTTAAGAAAGAAGAATTAGACATGAAGCTTCTCTCCGAGCTTCACCCAATTGCCGAGCAATTTGGCATTCGTAATATCGCCAAATTCACAAAAGAAAAACTGGTTTACGAAATCATAAAACAACAGTCGGAACGTCCCGGTCCCGAAGAAACGGCTCAGCCTGAAGAAGCACCGAAGCGTAATCGACGTGTCAAAGCGCCCGCTGCCGTGGCTGATGAGGTTCCCGTTCAGGAAAGCCAACCGGTCTCAGTCGATGTTACGCCTGTGCCCGATAGTATACCGAGTGCCCAGCCACGTCAACGTGTCAAACGTGAGCGTGTCGAAACCAAGCCAAGCGCAGCAGATGAAGTAGCGCAGAGTGTTCCTACCCCAGTAGTTGAAACGGCTCCGACCCCGGCACCTGAAATTAGCACCCCGGCAACTGCCGAAAGTGTACCTGCGGAAACGCCAGTCGCAACAGAAGCAGCCGCTCCTATACAGACAACTACCCCTGTTCCGCAATCTCGCGTTAACCGTGAGCCCGGTCAGCGGAATGGTCAATTTACCCAACCTGGTCGGAATCGTATCGAAAACCGACGCGATGGCGACGAAGGTAATTCATCTGCCGATCGTTCATTCCGACAAGGTGCCCCTCGTAACGATAGAGATCGAAGCACCCGCCCTGACCAAAATCAGCAGCGGAACCTACGTCCAGATGGACAACGGGATAATCGGCAACGCAACGATGCGGGGCAAGGCTCAAACAACCCACGGGATCTACGAGACAATAACCAGCGTCGCGACCAACGCCCAAGAACCCAGCGGATTGTTACGGACGAAACAGCTATAAACTACGGTGGTCAGGCTGACGATGAGTTTTTGACACCAACCGTTGTTTCGGAAGAGAATGCAGCCAATATTCAGTCGACTGCAGAACCAGCCGCAGTTGCTACCGATGCAACCGTTGAGCAGACAACTACACCTACCGAAACGCAAGCGGATCAACCTGCCCAGGCAGAAGGTGGTCAGGCTCCCCAACCCCAATTGAGCCAACCCGCTCGTGAAGCTCAGGAATATCAAAACCGTATTCGTCGGCAGTATAACCAGCACATTCGGGAGTTCGATGGTATTATCGACAACGAGGGTGTTCTGGAAATTATGCAGGACGGTGGCTACGGTTTCCTTCGTTCAGCAGATTATAACTACCTGGCCAGCCCCGATGATATTTATGTCTCGCCCTCGCAGATTAAATTATTTGGTCTGAAAACGGGCGATACGGTACGCGGTGCTATCCGTCCGCCCAAAGAAGGCGAAAAATATTTTGCTCTCCTGCGCGTATCGACCGTCAACGGGAAAACAACCGAAGAAATCCGCGACCGGATTCCATTCGAATACCTGACTCCCCTTTTCCCCGAAGAGCAACTTCATCTCAGCAACCGACCCGACAATTATTCGTCGCGGGTACTGGATTTATTTGCGCCGATCGGAAAAGGTCAACGGGGTATGATTGTGGCTCAACCCAAAACAGGTAAGACTGTTCTGTTGAAGGAAATTGCCAATGCCATTACCCGGAATCATCCAGAAGTATACTTAATCGTACTCCTGATCGATGAACGCCCTGAAGAGGTGACCGACATGGCCCGTAGCGTGAATGCCGAAGTAATTTCATCCACCTTCGATGAGCAGGCCGACCGTCACGTAAAAGTATCGAGCATGGTGCTCGAAAAAGCCAAACGCATGGTTGAATGCGGCCATGATGTCGTGATTCTGCTCGACTCGATCACTCGTCTGGCACGGGCGTATAACACGGTCGTTCCTTCATCGGGCAAAATTCTGTCGGGTGGTGTCGATGCAAACGCACTTCACCGACCTAAGCGATTCTTTGGGGCAGCCCGTAATGTAGAAAATGGCGGCTCGCTGACCATTATTGCTACGGCGCTGATCGATACAGGTTCGAAAATGGATGAGGTTATCTTTGAAGAATTCAAAGGAACCGGCAACATGGAACTCCAGTTAGACCGCAAACTAGCCAACAAACGGGTTTATCCTGCTATTGATGTTATGGCATCGGGCACACGTCGGGAAGATTTGCTGCTAGACAAAGAAACGCTACAACGTGTCTGGATTCTTCGTAAGCACATGGCCGATATGAATCCAATGGAAAGCATGGACTTCCTGCTTGGCCACATGAAAGGCACCCGGAACAACGAAGAGTTTTTAACGTCGATGAATCGGTAA
- a CDS encoding sterol desaturase family protein, which translates to MRDLIQYAIPGFVILLVVEIIVTVKQQKDYYVSKDTASSLSMGIGNVIISAVIGKAMVLGAFTLAYQFRLFTIDMTQWWAWAILFFADDFSYYWFHRISHSSRYFWASHVVHHSSMKYNLGTALRQTWTGNLSGAFIFWIWLPLAGFSPIAIMTMQSISLLYQFWIHTELIDKFPKPIEFIFNTPSHHRVHHGSDLDYLDKNHAGILIIWDRMFGTFEIERNRPTYGLVTNVNSHNPVRIAFHEWVAIGQDIRRATSLRAALGYIFGPPGWSHDGSRKTTKQLREKKEEVTELT; encoded by the coding sequence ATGAGAGATCTGATTCAGTATGCTATTCCAGGTTTTGTTATTCTGCTGGTTGTCGAAATTATTGTAACGGTCAAACAACAGAAAGATTATTACGTATCTAAAGACACGGCCAGCAGTTTGTCGATGGGAATTGGTAACGTTATTATCAGCGCCGTCATTGGGAAAGCTATGGTTCTGGGTGCCTTTACACTAGCCTATCAATTTCGACTGTTTACGATTGATATGACTCAGTGGTGGGCCTGGGCAATCCTGTTTTTTGCCGATGATTTTAGCTACTACTGGTTTCACCGGATCAGCCACAGTAGCCGATATTTTTGGGCATCGCACGTAGTGCATCACTCGTCCATGAAATACAATCTCGGTACGGCCCTACGTCAAACCTGGACAGGTAACTTATCAGGCGCTTTCATTTTCTGGATATGGCTTCCCTTAGCTGGCTTCTCGCCCATAGCGATCATGACCATGCAGTCGATCAGCCTGCTATACCAGTTCTGGATTCACACCGAACTCATCGACAAGTTTCCCAAACCGATTGAGTTTATTTTCAACACACCCTCCCATCACCGGGTACATCATGGCTCCGACCTCGATTATCTGGACAAAAACCACGCGGGTATCCTTATTATCTGGGATCGTATGTTCGGTACGTTTGAAATAGAGCGGAATCGGCCAACGTACGGTCTGGTCACGAATGTCAATTCGCATAATCCCGTCCGGATTGCTTTTCACGAGTGGGTAGCGATTGGGCAGGACATTCGGCGGGCAACATCACTTCGGGCTGCCTTGGGTTATATTTTCGGACCTCCCGGCTGGAGTCATGATGGTTCACGAAAAACGACGAAACAACTTCGGGAAAAGAAAGAGGAAGTTACTGAGCTTACTTAA
- a CDS encoding SusC/RagA family TonB-linked outer membrane protein, whose amino-acid sequence MIKTLSGRVRLLWGLSLLIPAVVLAQPIPPTINTTLSGRITDQRTGEPLIGATVLIKGTTNGGTADTNGQFTLKTGQKLPFSLIISFIGYQSKEIIAEGNPVNIELAADSKQLSEVVVIGYGTVRKTDLTGSVSSINTEQINKTINSSLDQALAGRAAGVQVTQTSGQPGSAISIRIRGGNSITGGNEPLYVIDGFPVYNNNTDANAGVVSGPSINALASLNPSDIESMEVLKDASATAIYGSRGANGVVLITTKKGRAGQNSITYETYYGQQSVLKTVDVLTSARDWALLKNDARANSGKAPYYTDAQLQALTGGTDWQKEAFTSALIQNHQLSMTGGDDRTRYAISGNYFKQDGILRHTDFDRYSIRINLDRDFSAKFRVGTNFTASKVSARIANAGIVNALLSMPPTVPIRTATGEYTYQSEFETPLGNPIATLEKEINKTTTYRLLGNVFGEYTLAEGLVAKISFGADIINNKQNRYVPSTIYQGANASATGTASVGSKFASSWLNENTLSYSRSLGGRHSINAVVGYTQQAYQNESVIAGSQQFVTDQLTYNDLGSGSVYTQPSSSATQWALNSFLGRVNYSFDQKYILTISGRADGSSRFGKDKKWGYFPSAAFAWNVSRESFLASVPSVSNLKLRLSAGITGNQEIGQYLSLATLATNTYFFGNQTVIGFAPSRISNPDLGWETTAQYDAGIDLGLFKNRLSIVFDAYYKRTTNLLLNVPIPYTTGQSTSLQNYGTVDNKGIELGINSQNLRGRFSWNTNLVFSLNRNKVVSLGDGASYIISGANIAKVGEPLGSFYGYQTNGIFQTTDNIAELPTIDPTKTKPGDRRYVDINGDGKITQTDDRTIIGNAQPKFIGGLTNNFSYANFDLSIFFQGSYGNQLFNQNKQQLELLTGQQNASITALDRWTPTNPSNTIQRAFEDPAPVNTSRYVEDASYLRLKNLSLGYHLPKSIASKIRSSQVRVYVTAQNLFTFTSYSGYDPEVSRNEQSTLNLGIDYSVYPSSKAYLAGLSISF is encoded by the coding sequence ATGATAAAAACTCTATCGGGCCGCGTCCGGCTTCTTTGGGGATTAAGTCTATTAATTCCGGCTGTAGTATTGGCGCAGCCCATTCCGCCAACCATTAATACCACGCTCAGCGGCCGAATAACCGACCAGCGAACAGGTGAACCTCTCATTGGAGCTACCGTCTTAATTAAAGGAACAACCAACGGAGGAACGGCCGACACCAACGGCCAGTTTACGCTCAAAACGGGCCAAAAACTTCCATTTTCACTGATTATCAGCTTTATTGGCTATCAGTCAAAAGAAATTATTGCCGAAGGTAATCCAGTCAATATTGAACTGGCAGCCGATTCCAAACAACTCTCCGAAGTTGTTGTGATTGGCTACGGTACGGTGCGAAAAACGGATCTGACTGGTTCTGTCTCGTCAATAAATACCGAACAGATTAACAAAACCATCAATTCATCGCTCGATCAGGCGCTGGCGGGCCGGGCAGCCGGTGTTCAGGTAACTCAAACCTCGGGCCAGCCAGGTAGTGCCATCAGCATTCGAATTAGGGGTGGCAATTCGATTACAGGCGGTAATGAGCCCTTGTACGTAATCGATGGTTTCCCGGTTTATAACAATAATACCGATGCAAACGCTGGCGTTGTCAGTGGCCCAAGCATCAACGCGCTGGCCAGTCTGAATCCCAGCGACATTGAGTCAATGGAAGTGCTGAAAGATGCCTCGGCGACGGCTATTTATGGCTCACGAGGTGCCAATGGCGTTGTTTTGATTACTACCAAAAAAGGGAGAGCGGGCCAAAACAGCATAACCTATGAGACGTATTATGGCCAGCAGAGTGTTCTAAAAACTGTTGATGTGCTCACAAGCGCCCGCGATTGGGCCCTTCTAAAAAACGACGCTCGGGCTAATTCAGGAAAAGCGCCTTATTATACCGATGCCCAACTTCAGGCATTGACGGGCGGCACTGATTGGCAAAAAGAGGCTTTTACGTCGGCTCTGATTCAAAATCACCAACTGAGCATGACGGGTGGTGACGACCGTACGCGTTATGCGATTTCGGGAAACTACTTTAAACAGGACGGTATTCTCCGCCATACCGACTTCGATCGCTATTCTATTCGCATCAACCTCGACCGTGATTTCTCGGCAAAATTCAGGGTTGGGACAAACTTTACCGCAAGTAAGGTTTCTGCCCGGATTGCCAATGCGGGCATCGTGAATGCGCTTTTGTCCATGCCACCTACGGTTCCTATCCGGACTGCTACGGGCGAGTATACCTACCAAAGTGAATTTGAGACACCGCTAGGGAATCCCATCGCCACACTCGAAAAAGAGATCAATAAAACAACTACGTATCGTCTGTTAGGCAACGTATTTGGCGAATACACGCTGGCCGAAGGGCTGGTGGCTAAAATCTCGTTTGGCGCCGACATTATCAATAACAAACAGAATCGCTATGTACCATCTACAATCTATCAGGGAGCTAATGCAAGCGCAACGGGTACGGCCTCTGTAGGTAGTAAATTTGCGTCGAGCTGGCTGAATGAAAACACGTTAAGCTACAGCCGTAGCCTGGGTGGGCGGCATTCGATCAACGCGGTTGTTGGGTATACGCAACAGGCTTATCAGAACGAAAGCGTTATAGCTGGCTCGCAACAATTCGTTACCGACCAACTGACTTACAACGACTTAGGAAGTGGATCAGTCTATACGCAACCTTCTTCCAGCGCGACTCAATGGGCCTTAAATTCATTTTTAGGGAGAGTCAATTATTCGTTCGATCAGAAATATATCCTGACCATCAGTGGACGGGCAGACGGTTCTTCCCGTTTCGGGAAAGACAAGAAATGGGGTTATTTCCCATCGGCGGCATTTGCCTGGAACGTGAGTCGGGAATCATTTTTAGCCTCAGTACCCTCGGTTAGCAATCTGAAACTTCGACTGAGCGCTGGTATTACCGGAAACCAGGAAATCGGGCAGTATCTATCGTTGGCGACTTTAGCAACGAACACGTACTTCTTTGGTAATCAGACGGTAATTGGCTTTGCTCCGAGCCGAATTTCCAATCCTGATCTGGGTTGGGAAACAACTGCTCAATACGATGCGGGGATAGATTTAGGCTTATTTAAGAATCGCCTGAGTATCGTTTTTGACGCCTACTACAAACGAACCACGAATCTGCTCCTGAACGTGCCAATCCCTTACACAACTGGTCAATCAACTTCATTGCAGAACTATGGAACGGTTGATAATAAGGGAATTGAACTGGGAATTAACTCGCAAAATCTACGCGGCAGATTTTCCTGGAATACGAATCTGGTGTTCTCGCTCAACCGCAATAAGGTTGTCAGTCTGGGCGATGGGGCCAGCTATATCATTTCGGGGGCCAATATTGCTAAAGTTGGCGAACCGCTGGGGTCTTTCTATGGCTACCAGACGAACGGTATTTTCCAGACTACCGATAATATTGCCGAGCTGCCAACCATTGATCCCACGAAAACTAAACCCGGAGATCGTCGGTATGTCGATATTAATGGCGACGGAAAAATTACGCAAACCGACGACCGGACGATTATTGGCAATGCCCAGCCCAAGTTTATTGGCGGCTTGACGAACAATTTCTCGTACGCAAACTTCGATTTGAGCATTTTCTTCCAGGGTTCGTACGGCAATCAACTCTTCAACCAGAACAAACAGCAGCTTGAGCTTCTGACCGGTCAGCAGAATGCTTCCATAACGGCATTGGATCGGTGGACGCCTACTAACCCAAGTAATACAATCCAACGTGCGTTTGAAGACCCGGCCCCGGTAAACACGAGTCGGTATGTAGAAGATGCGTCGTATTTACGGCTTAAAAATCTGTCGCTGGGTTATCATTTACCCAAAAGCATCGCGTCGAAAATTCGATCCAGCCAGGTTAGAGTGTACGTGACGGCTCAAAACCTATTCACCTTCACGAGCTACAGCGGTTACGACCCCGAGGTAAGCCGTAATGAGCAAAGTACGCTTAATCTGGGCATCGACTACAGTGTTTATCCCAGCAGCAAAGCCTATCTGGCTGGCTTAAGTATTTCATTTTAA
- a CDS encoding RagB/SusD family nutrient uptake outer membrane protein: MKKALIFSIGLLALTSCTDLNENPQALLTAEQFYKTESDAISAVNSVYNGALNNGGLTMYNRLFHLAFEIMSDDAIAGLRVTNADVRSIAVLAHSTTNDRVDELWKESYTAINRANIAIARIPAISMNETLRTRLINEAKFLRALTYFTLVRLWGDVPLIVQETGSLEKEAIQVSRTPAEQVYQQIISDLTDAEALPNSYSGADAGRATGGAAKAILAKVYLTRQEWSKAATKSLEVINGPYGYDLFENFADVFNVATKNGKEHIFSVQCKSNVNGQGNRLASSATPVGIAGVASAGTDEPQPDVYKLYSATDKRRDVTFFTSLVSPTTGKAVTFDPRFFKYFDPAQTANPTESAKNIPVIRFAEILLIYAEALNEAGSPTTEAYTAINRVRKRAGLAALENLTQSQFREAVYTERRLELMFEFQRWFDLIRTKRMITALHAAGKPNAAEKHYLHPVPQREIDLNPKLTQNPGW, from the coding sequence ATGAAAAAGGCACTGATCTTTTCGATTGGGCTGTTGGCTCTGACCTCCTGCACCGATTTAAATGAGAATCCCCAGGCCCTGCTCACTGCAGAGCAATTTTACAAAACCGAAAGTGATGCGATATCGGCCGTGAATAGTGTGTACAACGGTGCCCTCAACAATGGTGGCCTAACGATGTACAATCGGCTGTTTCACCTCGCTTTCGAAATCATGTCGGATGATGCCATTGCGGGTCTTCGGGTGACCAATGCCGACGTTCGCTCTATTGCAGTACTAGCTCACTCGACCACTAACGACCGCGTCGATGAATTGTGGAAAGAAAGCTATACCGCCATTAACCGCGCCAATATTGCGATTGCCCGCATTCCGGCGATTTCAATGAACGAAACCCTGCGAACCAGGCTGATCAACGAAGCTAAATTTCTGCGCGCCTTAACCTACTTCACTCTGGTACGTTTGTGGGGCGATGTACCGCTTATAGTCCAGGAAACAGGCTCATTGGAGAAAGAAGCAATTCAGGTGAGCCGCACACCAGCAGAGCAGGTTTATCAGCAGATTATCAGTGACCTGACCGATGCCGAAGCGTTACCCAATTCGTATAGCGGTGCTGATGCGGGCAGGGCAACGGGTGGTGCTGCTAAAGCCATTTTAGCCAAAGTTTACCTAACCCGGCAGGAATGGAGCAAAGCCGCGACCAAGAGTCTGGAGGTTATCAACGGCCCGTATGGGTACGATCTGTTCGAAAACTTCGCCGATGTCTTTAATGTGGCCACCAAGAACGGGAAGGAGCATATTTTCTCTGTTCAGTGTAAATCAAATGTCAATGGTCAGGGAAATCGGTTGGCGTCGTCGGCTACGCCGGTGGGCATTGCAGGTGTTGCATCGGCTGGTACCGACGAACCCCAACCGGATGTCTATAAACTGTATTCAGCAACTGACAAGCGACGGGATGTTACCTTCTTCACCTCGCTGGTTAGCCCGACAACAGGAAAGGCCGTTACGTTTGATCCCCGATTTTTCAAATATTTCGATCCAGCTCAGACGGCTAACCCAACCGAATCGGCTAAGAATATTCCCGTCATCCGGTTTGCCGAAATTCTGCTGATTTATGCCGAAGCGTTGAACGAAGCGGGTTCGCCCACTACAGAAGCGTACACGGCCATTAACCGGGTACGGAAACGGGCTGGTCTTGCTGCATTAGAAAATCTGACTCAGTCGCAGTTCCGCGAAGCGGTCTACACCGAACGTCGACTAGAGTTGATGTTCGAATTTCAGCGCTGGTTCGACCTCATCCGTACCAAACGCATGATTACGGCCCTGCATGCAGCAGGTAAGCCGAATGCGGCAGAAAAGCACTACCTCCATCCTGTTCCACAACGGGAAATTGACCTTAACCCCAAACTGACCCAAAATCCGGGCTGGTAA